TTTAGTTGAGCACGTAATTCTTTTGACTTAACTTTACTTTTTTTAACCTTTTCTGCTTCTTCTGGAGTTTCCGTTGCGTTGGAAGAGGTGCTAGGTACGGCCTCTTTTGCAGCAGCATGGTGCAAAGGAGTCAATCCATTTTCATCTTGTGCATCAATGCCTTTTCCATCCTCTAATATAGATTGGCCTAAAGCTTTAGATTCATCTGCATATATTCCACTGTCGTTTGGTGTAGTTCTACTATTCTCTTTCTGATGTTTTGCACCCCATGCTTGCGCTCTTTGTTTTACTGATATGAACTTTTCTTCTTCAGTTTCACTACTATGCTGCAACAGAATGCCAACATTAGCTTTTATTTTAACACTTTCATTTTCAAGCCCATTTGTAGTACTCGGTACAGCATCTTTTGAATCTTTTACATAACCATATTTATTAGATGACTCAAGTTTTTTTGCTCTATCCTTAACACTAACAGGTGTATATTCCTCTATTGCAATAACCTTTCCTCTCAATTTATTTATTATTGCTGAACCATCTCACAAAAAAGTTAAGTTTGTCGAAATTCCATGTTTGATCTAAAAATTAGTCATAAACATTTTCTATGCAAGTAGCTAACACTGGTTCACTCTATAATGGTGTCACAGCAGTCCTACGTCATACCGCCGCGGTATCTCTAGATCCCGCTAACACGTAGCGGAATGACGATTGTCAGGCTAGCTGTCATCCCAGTTTGGAATCCAGGAAAAAGAATGGTGTCATCCCAGTGCCCAGACACTGGGATGGCTTTGTTGCATAGCAACCGAAAAAATCTGGTGGCTACTGACAAAATTCATTATAAATAACCATTTAACTGTTGAAGAAAAAATATGCCACAGAAAATGAAAGTCAGTAACCAAAATGAATATAACAAATTTCTCCAGGAAAGAGGAAATATTTTTCATTATATCAATGAAGCCATAGAAAATTGGTATGAAAATAGTCCAAAAATGCAAGGCGGCAACTATATTTACAGTGATAAAGTTGTGATTTTGGTGCATATAATTGTCAATCTTTTTAGAATTGGTTTAAGACAAACGGTGGGGTTTATAAAAGGATATATGCAACAAATAGGAAGAGATTTAGCAGTTATCAGCTATTCACAAGCATCAAGAAGGTTTAAGAAACTTAATATTAAGATCAATGATTGCAGAATTGATAAAAATAATATGGAAGACATCGAAATTGCTATAGATAGTACAGGTATCAGCATTTACAACAATACCCCTGGTCACAGCAAGGAAAATAGCGCTAACAGAAAATATCGTGGCTATGAACAGACAAGAAAATTGCATGTAATGTTGAATATAAACAGCAAAAAAGCCATAGCTGTAAAATACAGTAACGGTGTCTACTCTGATCACTATGGAGCTTGCGATTTGCTTAAAGAAGTTAATTTTCAGCATGTCATAAAAGCACTATATGCAGATAGGGCATATGATAGGCACAAGTTTTACAAATTGTGTCACGAATATGATATAAAGGCAAAAATTCCACCAATAAACAATGCGGCAGAACATCCAGAAATAGATTATATGTCTGACAGAAATGCTGCTATTAGGTTAATAAAATTATACGGTGAAGATGGCGTGAAAGAATGGAAAAAAGAAGTAAATTATGGGAAAAGATCTTATATTGAAGGGTTTTTCTCAAGATTAAAGCAAATATTTGGATTCAGCTTTAGGAATAAATCCGAAGTAAATCGCGAAAAAGAATTGCTGATTAAGTGCTATTTGCTTAATCAATTTACTGAAATTGGTATGGCTAAATTTGAAATGGCTACATGATATTTATCGTAAATTACTACCAGTATAAGGTGCGATGCAACAAAGCCCACTGGGATCCAGGAAAGTTTGCTTGTTTACAAGCAAACTAGCATAGAAAGTGGTTACAACGTTTTCGATGAGATTATATGGAAAATTGGATTCCAGTGTCAAGCACTGGAATGACATCACAGGGGCACTGGAATGACACCTCTCTTGGGCTCTTTTAGCTATAAACATTAAGAAATTTACCAAATGAAAAAAAAGGCAAAAGAAGCCCTGGGGTTATTATCCGCTTTAAAATATTGGCGTTTTTTATGTTTTAAACGCTTGACAAGCGAAATTCAGCTGCTTTTAATTGCAACTAACTTACGCTGCAAATGTTTAAGAAATTTACCAAGCAGAAAAAAAGACAAAGAATCCCCGAGTTAGCTAGTCTTTTACTATCTCTGTCGAGTATTGGCATTTTTTGATGTCTTGTAACGCTTTATAAGCGCGTTCAGCTTATTTAGATAAAAATCTAGATGTAGATGAAGTTTTGTAAAGACATACAGTATCTATATACTGCAAAAAATTGAACATAAGACGCCGATACATTAAGTAATCCTTACCTTTTAATCTACAGATTGGCAAAAGCAAATACAATAGCTTCAGTTTCATGATAAGGGGGCTGGTGAAGGGTGTCAAGTAAGTTTTTTGTTTCTGTGGGCTACCTGGATGACAGGATTGCTCTTGAATTTGTATAGCTACATTGTCGGTAAATCTAAATTGCTTTAGTTATAGAAATAAATTTCGAGTCAGATGTGTATAAATTCTATATAATTTTTATCCTACTACTAATTTAATAAGATGGATCACATAGATATTATAAAATCAAAATTATTATTATCTGAAATAGTAGGTAAAAAAGTCAGGCTAATAAAAAGAGGAGATAGTTTTGTTGGGCTCTGTCCATTTCATAACGAAAAAACCCCATCTTTTTCGGTAAGTAATACTAAAGGATTGTATTACTGTTTTGGTTGCTTAGCTAGTGGTGACGCATTTGAATTTATTTCACAAACTGAAGGATTAAGCTTTAAAGAAGCATTGGAAAGATTAGCACAAGTTACAGGTGTTGAGTTACCTAAAAACCTTAATGTTACCAAAGAAGACAATAAACTATTTTCAACACTAAGCTTAGCTGCAAATTGGTTTGCACAAAAAAATCAGGGCGTTGTAGATTATTTAAAGCAGCGCAAGATTTTACCTGAAATCATAGATAAATTTAAGATAGGTTATGCACCAAGCTCTGGTTTGAAAGAGTATTTAAACTCTTCAGGTATTGAAGACAAAATTTTAATTGATATTGGATTAGTAAACAAAAATTTTCATGATTATTTTTATGACCGGCTGATATTTCCTATATACAACATTGCAGGAAGAGTTATTGGTTTTGGCGGACGTGCGCTGAGTTCTGAGCAACAGCCGAAATATTTAAATAGCCCAGAGAGTCAGCTCTTCAAGAAGAGGGAGAATTTATACGGATTAAACTTTGCTTTAAGCGAAATACGTAAAAAACAGCACATATTTGTTGTTGAAGGATATATGGACACTATAGCGCTACATCAAGCGGGAATTAGTAATGCAGTTGCTCCACTTGGTACCGCAATTTCTGCAGAACAGATAAAAAATCTATGGAGATTTGCTAAAGAAATCTCCATCTGTATGGATGGCGATAGTGCTGGACGTCATGCTGCTACCCGAGTTGCAGAACTTGCTCTGCCAATATTAGAGCCTGGATACACGTTAAAGTTTGTGATTTTGCCGAGTAATAAAGATCCATACGATATATGTAACGAACTGGAATACAAGAAAGAAGACGTATTGACTGCTCTTGACCATTCAACAAAACTGCATTCTGAATATTTATGGCATCACATAATCGATAGCAATTTGCAAAATTATGAAAAACTTGCTCCGGAAAAATATTCAATTCTTGAGCACAAGTTCATGGAATATGTAAATACTATTAGCAACAGCAGTATTAGAAGGTATTACAGAGATTATTTTTACAATAAGGCTAGTGAACTAAGAAGTAGCTTCAAAAAACAGATTTTTAATAGTAAAGCTAGAGCAACAAAAGGTGAGTATCTTCATAGCAAATCTCCAGAGCTAATTGAAGCAGAGCAAAATCAGGCCGTAATTTTACGTATAGCCGTAGAATTTCCTGAAATCTTGAACCGTCCTATATTTTTTGAGCAATTTTCTCATTTTGAATTTACTAATGAGATGAAAAGATTACAACAGCGTATAATTGATGTAATAAGTAACAAAAGCAAACTTGGTAAAGAGGCTTTGTTACAAGAATTGAAACAGTTTAACGTTATAAAGTATGTATTTGAAAAAACTAGCATACTAAGTAGCCAACTGAACGAGAGAAAATCTGCAGAAATTGTGTGGAATAATATAGTGTTACTAAAAGAATTAAATGCATTACGAAAAGAAAGAACCGAAGCGAGGCTGAGCGGTAATCTTGACTTAGAAGAAAGGTTGATAGAACAAATAAAGCAAATAGAAAGTAGTATACAAGAAATGCAAATGAAGTTTATTGAAAAGTAGACTGCTACAGTTAATTATTTTTAGATTGTTTGTCATTCTGCTGCTTTTTAACGGAATTTATACTGCCTCTTAGCAATAAAAAACTTACTTATAGTAGGAAAATGACATATTCTTGTGTTTGTTCTCACATAAAACTATTTATGGAGTGACAATGGTGCATGTATTATACTTACGTTTCTGATTCGAAAATTTATGCAGTTGTTTCTAACAAGATTGGTCAACAAATTCTATTATTTAAAGGTGAGAAACAAAGCAATCATCCTTTCTAGTATTGCTTTTATTCTACTGTTTTTTATCAGCAGTGCATTTTTAAAAAAAGATCAGGCGGTTCATAGTGATAATGCAACTAGTAGCTTTTCAGTAAAAACTCAAGAATGTGCGCCGCAAAACCGCACTATATATTTAAATTTTTCTGGTACAGTAAATCCCTTACATAGAGCTAGCCTTGTCTCAAAAATAAGTGGTAAGATTATTGCTATTTATTTACCTGATGGTGAAAAGGTAAAAAGAGATGATGTAGTGTTAAAGATAGAAAATTATGACAGGATTGAGCAAGCTCAGAAAGCTAAAGCTTTATTAAAGCAGCGTGAAATTGAGTATGATTCCTCTCACAAACTGAATAAAAAAGGCTATGGAGCACAAATAAAAGTAGAAGCAGCTTTTACTGCGTTACAAAGTGCAAAAGCTGACCTAAAAAGGCTAGAATTGGATTTAGAAAACACTGCAGTCAAATCTCCTATAGATGGTTATATTGATAAAATCAATGCAAATGAAGGGGATTTTGTTAATGTTGGGCAAAAAATAGCTGACGTGGTTGATTTCGATCAAATTCTTGTAGTGTTATATGTTTCGGAAAATGAAGTAAGTAAAATAGAGCTAGGCAGCACAGCTCAAATTAATTTACTGGACGGAAAAGAATTGGCAGGTGAAGTAAGTTTTATTAGTAAAATTGCTGAGCCTAAAACTGGGTCTTATAGGGTAGAGGTAAAGGTAACTGATAATAAAATGATATCCTTGCAGGGACTAACTGCCAACGTAAGACTACCTTCAGGCGAAAGATTTGCATATAAAGTTCCTTCTTCAGCCCTGAGCTTAAGTGACGAGGGTGCTCTTGGAATAAAGATTATTGATGACAATAATTATGTAATATTTGCACCAATAGAAATTGTTGATCATGAGAGCGATGGGGTTTGGATAGTAGCAAATAACGAAGATAAACCCATAAAGTTAATAGTATTGGGCCACCTATTTGTTAAGTCTGGTGATAAGGTTTAAGACATAAGATACCGTCTTTATTGTCAACAAATTATTTAGCTACAA
The window above is part of the Wolbachia endosymbiont (group A) of Bibio marci genome. Proteins encoded here:
- a CDS encoding IS5 family transposase; translated protein: MPQKMKVSNQNEYNKFLQERGNIFHYINEAIENWYENSPKMQGGNYIYSDKVVILVHIIVNLFRIGLRQTVGFIKGYMQQIGRDLAVISYSQASRRFKKLNIKINDCRIDKNNMEDIEIAIDSTGISIYNNTPGHSKENSANRKYRGYEQTRKLHVMLNINSKKAIAVKYSNGVYSDHYGACDLLKEVNFQHVIKALYADRAYDRHKFYKLCHEYDIKAKIPPINNAAEHPEIDYMSDRNAAIRLIKLYGEDGVKEWKKEVNYGKRSYIEGFFSRLKQIFGFSFRNKSEVNREKELLIKCYLLNQFTEIGMAKFEMAT
- the dnaG gene encoding DNA primase — translated: MDHIDIIKSKLLLSEIVGKKVRLIKRGDSFVGLCPFHNEKTPSFSVSNTKGLYYCFGCLASGDAFEFISQTEGLSFKEALERLAQVTGVELPKNLNVTKEDNKLFSTLSLAANWFAQKNQGVVDYLKQRKILPEIIDKFKIGYAPSSGLKEYLNSSGIEDKILIDIGLVNKNFHDYFYDRLIFPIYNIAGRVIGFGGRALSSEQQPKYLNSPESQLFKKRENLYGLNFALSEIRKKQHIFVVEGYMDTIALHQAGISNAVAPLGTAISAEQIKNLWRFAKEISICMDGDSAGRHAATRVAELALPILEPGYTLKFVILPSNKDPYDICNELEYKKEDVLTALDHSTKLHSEYLWHHIIDSNLQNYEKLAPEKYSILEHKFMEYVNTISNSSIRRYYRDYFYNKASELRSSFKKQIFNSKARATKGEYLHSKSPELIEAEQNQAVILRIAVEFPEILNRPIFFEQFSHFEFTNEMKRLQQRIIDVISNKSKLGKEALLQELKQFNVIKYVFEKTSILSSQLNERKSAEIVWNNIVLLKELNALRKERTEARLSGNLDLEERLIEQIKQIESSIQEMQMKFIEK
- a CDS encoding efflux RND transporter periplasmic adaptor subunit; translation: MQLFLTRLVNKFYYLKVRNKAIILSSIAFILLFFISSAFLKKDQAVHSDNATSSFSVKTQECAPQNRTIYLNFSGTVNPLHRASLVSKISGKIIAIYLPDGEKVKRDDVVLKIENYDRIEQAQKAKALLKQREIEYDSSHKLNKKGYGAQIKVEAAFTALQSAKADLKRLELDLENTAVKSPIDGYIDKINANEGDFVNVGQKIADVVDFDQILVVLYVSENEVSKIELGSTAQINLLDGKELAGEVSFISKIAEPKTGSYRVEVKVTDNKMISLQGLTANVRLPSGERFAYKVPSSALSLSDEGALGIKIIDDNNYVIFAPIEIVDHESDGVWIVANNEDKPIKLIVLGHLFVKSGDKV